A genomic window from Lotus japonicus ecotype B-129 chromosome 1, LjGifu_v1.2 includes:
- the LOC130723727 gene encoding protein FAR1-RELATED SEQUENCE 5-like — protein sequence MDSCAEDHEVPNRAEGHMTDQGLDDMSENGGDEAIHDEVVVINGMDDLLNYDMKSLSCEVAAKFQFCTRDVAFEFYNLYALVKGFAARKNKILRNKKGEVVQQSFVCFRQGFRKVVAQDSRKRKKQAERRCGCHANFRVHIDIATSRWYVTKFEDEHNHDLLNERHVGRLALHRRLSEGDVMQLNGMRNAGIGVTGVYNLIASQSGGFDRVPFTKMNLHNQIGKQRRKLKCDVQTAIEYLKEKRKLDPQMFWRHHANEDGKLQLLFWSDGISQKNYEVFGDVVAFDATYRKNKYQYPFVMFSGVNNHNQTTVFASAIIANETEETYIWLLERLVEAMKGKCPTSVITDGHLSMKNAITTVFPSAHHRLCAWHLLQNATRNIKVPGFTAEFQKCMLVEYEVGEFKQKWDGLVTKFGVEDKEWVTHMYENRKMWAVAHIRGCFFAGFRTTSRCESLHSEIKKFIHSRYNLTEFLKHFERCLNFMRFREVEADLASVVGKPPLETPFKQLEKSAASLYTPAIFEKFRGVILKAFLVYVSGRKMTACFQIFTVSKFRTPSKEWHVSFYPPTPVLKCSCQRMESIGLPCEHIVAVMVILGMREIPTSLVLHRWTKRARDSIECYAADVSANWGPVNMARHAVLLNGCREMCKLAGDSLEDFTTTRELVTSHTARLKSKQNGNQVDENIHENNETENNDTVLLRNPDRAQRPGGGASTSGTKGNRRRKTMCSVCKTPGHNKASCRLKGQIHEMAQHVYGGETQRETEQDPPYYSQEFLNNEDLLYLHRRESKCEPCSCIISWVIRIYCISIEGRVNVNHVVVLSWVIMIYCISIEGRVNVNSVSVLFCGLS from the exons ATGGATAGTTgcgctgaagatcatgaagtcCCAAATCGAGCTGAAGGTCATATGACAGATCAG GGTTTGGATGATATGTCTGAAAACGGCGGTGATGAGGCAATCCATGATGAAGTAGTTGTTATTAATGGAATGGATGATTTGTTGAATTATGATATGAAGAGCTTAAGTTGTGAAGTAGCTGCAAAGTTTCAATTCTGTACCCGTGATGTTGCGTTTGAATTTTATAACCTATATGCCTTGGTGAAAGGTTTTGCAGCgaggaaaaataaaatcttaAGGAACAAAAAAGGGGAGGTTGTGCAACAATCGTTTGTTTGTTTTAGGCAAGGATTCCGTAAAGTTGTAGCACAAGACAGCCGAAAGAGAAAGAAGCAGGCTGAGCGAAGATGTGGTTGTCATGCAAACTTCCGTGTGCACATTGACATTGCAACTAGTCGTTGGTATGTTACAAAATTTGAGGATGAACACAATCACGATTTGTTAAATGAAAGACATGTTGGAAGGTTGGCACTACATAGAAGGTTAAGTGAGGGTGATGTTATGCAGCTTAATGGCATGCGGAATGCAGGCATAGGGGTAACTGGAGTTTACAACCTCATTGCTAGTCAATCTGGGGGCTTTGATAGGGTGCCCTTTACGAAAATGAACTTACACAATCAGATAGGGAAACAGAGGAGGAAGTTGAAGTGTGATGTCCAAACTGCTATTGAGTACCTTAAGGAGAAGCGCAAATTAGATCCTCAAATGTTTTGGAGACATCATGCTAACGAGGATGGGAAATTGCAACTTTTGTTTTGGTCAGATGGCATAAGCCAAAAGAACTACGAAGTCTTTGGTGATGTTGTAGCGTTTGATGCCACCTACCGTAAGAACAAATATCAGTACCCATTTGTGATGTTTTCTGGTGTGAACAACCACAACCAAACAACGGTGTTTGCAAGCGCAATAATTGCAAACGAGACTGAAGAGACATATATATGGCTGCTTGAGAGATTGGTTGAGGCTATGAAAGGAAAATGTCCTACATCAGTTATTACTGATGGTCACTTGTCCATGAAAAATGCTATAACCACTGTATTTCCTAGTGCTCATCATAGATTATGTGCTTGGCACCTACTGCAGAATGCTACCAGAAACATTAAAGTTCCAGGGTTCACTGCTGAGTTCCAAAAATGCATGTTGGTTGAGTATGAAGTCGGTGAATTCAAACAGAAGTGGGATGGTTTGGTAACTAAATTTGGTGTGGAAGACAAAGAATGGGTGACACATATGTATGAAAATAGAAAGATGTGGGCAGTAGCTCATATTCGGGGTTGTTTTTTTGCTGGGTTCCGAACCACTTCACGATGTGAGAGTTTGCATTCAGAAATCAAGAAGTTTATACATTCAAGATATAACCTGACAGAGTTCTTAAAACACTTTGAAAGATGTTTGAATTTTATGCGTTTTAGGGAGGTGGAAGCAGACTTGGCATCGGTGGTCGGGAAGCCACCCCTTGAGACACCCTTCAAGCAACTTGAGAAGTCAGCTGCTTCTTTGTACACACCTGCGATTTTTGAAAAATTTCGTGGTGTAATTCTTAAAGCATTCCTTGTTTACGTTAGTGGGCGTAAAATGACAGCTTGTTTCCAGATATTCACAGTTTCAAAGTTCCGCACACCGAGTAAGGAGTGGCATGTATCCTTTTATCCACCAACACCTGTGCTCAAATGTTCTTGCCAACGAATGGAGTCAATTGGCCTTCCATGTGAGCATATTGTTGCTGTAATGGTTATTTTGGGTATGCGTGAAATTCCAACAAGCCTTGTGCTTCACAGGTGGACAAAACGTGCTAGAGACTCTATTGAATGCTATGCTGCTGATGTTAGTGCTAACTGGGGTCCGGTCAACATGGCTCGCCATGCAGTTTTATTAAATGGTTGCAGAGAGATGTGCAAATTAGCCGGTGATTCACTAGAGGATTTTACTACCACAAGAGAGCTAGTCACAAGCCACACTGCAAGACTGAAAAGTAAGCAAAATGGGAACCAGGTTGATGAGAATATTCATGAAAACAATGAAACTGAAAACAATGATACTGTCTTGTTGAGGAACCCTGATCGTGCGCAACGCCCAGGTGGTGGGGCAAGTACTTCAGGCACCAAAGGTAATCGCCGCAGAAAGACTATGTGTAGTGTTTGCAAGACACCGGGTCACAATAAAGCTTCATGTCGTCTAAAAGGGCAGATCCATGAAATGGCGCAACATGTATACGGTGGGGAAACACAACGTGAAACTGAACAAGACCCACCCTATTACAGCCAAGAATTTTTGAATAATGAG GATCTATTGTATCTCCATAGAAGGGAGAGTAAATGTGAACCATGTAGTTGTATTATTTCCTGGGTTATCAGGATATATTGTATCTCCATAGAAGGGAGAGTAAATGTGAACCATGTAGTTGTATTATCTTGGGTTATCATGATCTATTGTATCTCCATAGAAGGGAGAGTAAATGTGAACTCTGTATCTGTATTATTTTGTGGGTTATCATGA
- the LOC130730159 gene encoding heat stress transcription factor B-3, translating to MDQGVVSDNKGLLLECGIRKCNPPPFLLKTYMLVEDPTTDEVISWNDEGSAFVVWQPAEFARDLLPTLFKHSNFSSFVRQLNTYGFRKVATSRWEFCNDKFRKGERELLTEIQRRKAWNSTKQQQQQQPNTTPNQGTLQDSDEDQRSSSTSSSSGLTSLVNENNRLKKENGVLNCELTNMKRKCRDLLDLVAKYSSHAKEEEDERPMLFGVRLDVHGEREMKRNRAEISETASILLSQSCK from the exons ATGGATCAGGGAGTGGTAAGTGATAATAAGGGGTTGTTGTTGGAATGTGGAATTAGAAAGTGCAATCCACCACCGTTCTTATTGAAGACATACATGCTGGTAGAGGATCCAACCACCGATGAAGTGATATCATGGAACGATGAAGGGTCGGCGTTCGTCGTGTGGCAGCCGGCGGAGTTTGCTCGTGATCTCCTCCCAACTCTCTTCAAGCACAGCAACTTCTCTAGCTTTGTCCGGCAACTCAATACCTAT GGCTTTCGTAAAGTTGCAACAAGCCGATGGGAGTTCTGCAACGACAAGTTCCGAAAAGGTGAAAGAGAACTCCTAACTGAGATTCAGAGAAGAAAAGCATGGAACAGTACCaagcagcagcaacaacaacaacccaatACCACACCAAACCAAGGCACACTccaagattctgatgaagaccAAAGGTCGTCATCAACCTCATCATCTTCGGGTTTAACGAGTCTTGTGAATGAAAACAACCGGCTCAAGAAGGAGAACGGTGTGTTGAATTGTGAGCTAACAAATATGAAAAGGAAGTGTAGGGATCTGCTTGATTTGGTTGCTAAATATTCTTCACATgcaaaggaggaagaagatgaaaggcCAATGCTGTTTGGAGTGAGACTAGATGTTCATGGAGAGAGGGAGATGAAAAGGAATAGAGCTGAGATAAGTGAAACTGCTAGCATCTTGCTGTCTCAGTCATGCAAATAG